DNA from Deltaproteobacteria bacterium:
GGACAACCTCGCGGCGGGCCAAGGGCAATCGATGCCGTGGGGTGCGGCGCTGCTGACCACCGAGACGGTCGACGTCATCCGCGCGTGGATCGTTGCCGGCGCGCCGCACGACGGCATCGTTCCGGGTGACGATGGCCGCCCGCTCGGCGGTGGCGGCGAGAAGCCGGGCGACATCGTGCTGCCGCCGCCAGCCAAAGGCGTGCAGTTGCAAGTGACGGCTGCGGCAATTCCAAAAGGCAAAGAGGAAACCAGTTGTCACTACTTGAAGCTCCCTTCCGACGTCGATTTCGACGTGAACCGATTCCAGATCGCTGTGACCGGCGGCAGTCATCACGTTCATTTGTATCGGCCGTATGATTCGACGCTGAACCTCGCCGACGGCGTCGAGGTATGCAACACTGCAGTGGACTTCGACAAGTGGGAGCTGGTGGTCGCCACGCAATTGCGCCACAGCGATTGGGAGCTGCCCGAGGGCGTCGCGTATCACTTCCACGCCGGCGAGCAGTTGCTGATGCAGACCCACTTCGTCAACGTTGGTTCACTGGAGACCGACGGCGACGGCAAGGTGCTGATGAATCTCAACGCGGCCGCAGCCGGCAGCGTCACCGCTCACGCCGGCGCCATCTTTGGCCAGGACAAGGATGTATTCGTCGCTGCACATTCCACTCCTACGTTAAGCGCCGAGTGCGTCTTTCCCAAGCCAATCGTCCTGATGGCGGAGACAGGGCACTACCATTTCCGCGGTCGACACTTCTGGGCGTATCGCTGGGACAACAACATGCTCGGCGATCTGACCTACGAGTACGTCGGATACGACGATCCGCCGTTCGCGGTCCACGCTCCACCGCTGGAATTTGCCGCGGGGCAGGGCTTGCAATGGCAGTGCTACTGGGAGAACAACACGGACAACGACTTCAAGTTCGGCCCGTTCACCGATACCAACGAGCACTGCAACTGGTTCGGCTTCTACTATCCGACCGACACCGACAACGAAGCGATCACCTGCGTCAAGAAGGACGGCGTCTCGGTGACCACGGTGCGCGCGCCGAAGTAGACCTCGATCCGAAGAGAGAAGCGAAACCGCCGATTCACGCCGATGTACGCAGATGCGGAATTGGCTCCACTGCAAGACGTTCGGAACGCGTGATCACTCGTAGCCGCAGGCTTTAGCCTGCGTCCGAAACGAAGAGCGCAGGCTGAAGCCTGCGGCTACGGCGGAGTGCGGTGGTTCAGGCTACCCGCACACGTCTGTGATCACGCGGAGCGCGTTTTCTCCCAGCACCTTGCGCACCGTCTGCGGCCGCTGACCGCGGGCGAGCAAGCCGGCGGTCAGGCGGGGCAACGTCGTGACGTCCTCCAAGCCTGTTGGAGGCGTGATGAAGCCGTCGTAGTCGCTGCCGATGCCGACGGCATCTTCACCCCCGACGTTGATGGCGTGATCGAAGTGATCGAGCACGCGGTCGAGGTTGGCATCGTGGTCGGCGACGAAGCTGCTCGCCAAAACCATTCCGATCACGCCGCCGCGCTCGGCGACCGCACGAATCTGCTCGTCGGTGAGATTGCGCCGGTGCGGACACACCGCGCGACAGCCGGCATGGCTCACCATGAACGGCCGCTGCATCACCGTGAGTGCATCGGCAAATCCCGCATCGTTCACATGCGCGAGGTCGACCAGCATTTTGAGCCGCTCCATTTCACCGATCAGGTCGCGGCCAAAGTCGGTCAAGCCGCGACCGTCGAATTCGGGCACGGTCATCGGATATGCGGCTTCGGTGGCTTGAAAGTGGACCAGGCCGATCGAGCGCAGCCCTCGCTCGTAGGCCGTGCGTACGTTGTCGAGCGAGCCCTCGATGCCGTGCGTACCTTCGAGACAAGGCAGGCCGGCGATCTTTCCCGCGGCGCGCGCGGCGCGAATCTCCGTGCCGTTGCCGACGACGACAAACCGATCCGGATAGCGTCGCGCGGTTTCGTGCATGAGATCGAGTGTCGCGAGCACGGCCTCGATTCCGCGCTGGCGTTCGAACCACGCCAGCATCTTCAGCGGTAGCATCAGCTCGGGACGGACTTCGCGCGGATTGACGACGATACCAAAGCCGACTGCGCTGACGCCGCCTTCGGCGAGGCGAGGCAAGTCCGCGTGCCACGCAAACGGCGCCGACGGCAACCGATTCTCATGGCCTCGGCCCATGTCGTAACCGAACAGTCTCGCCCACAAGAACGAGTCGACGTGAAGATCGACCACCAGCGAGTCGTGATGTAGCGCCAGCGCATCCGCCGACACCGGTGCGGCCGGCGCGCGCTGGCTGCAGCCGAGCGCCAGCGCCCCGGCCGTTAGCGCGCTTCGTTGCAGCAACTCGCGGCGAGTGAGCATGGAGGATAGTAGGCAGTGGGCAGTCGGCAGGGGGCAGTTGAGGTAGGAGTCAGCAGTCCAGAGTCAGAAGTCCTACTGCCGACTGCCCCCTACCGACTGCCGACTATCTTCCTACTGTGCCTCCGCCAGTACTCGGAGCGTCTCCACTTGCATCGTGGCGCAGATCATTGTCGTCACGCTCGACTCGCTCCAGGCTGCTAAGCGATCGCGGATACGTTCCTTCGGGCCGACCAGCGACACCTCGTCAGCGAGTGCGTCGGGCACTGCGGCGGTGGCTTCGTTCTTCTTGCCGTCGAGGTAGAGATCTTGGATCGTCTTTGCCGCCGCCTCGAAGCCGTAACGGCAGGCGAGGTCGTTGTAGAAATTCTTGCCGCGCGCGCCCATGCCGCCGATGTAGAGCGCGAGGATCGGCTTGATGAAGTTGAGGCACGCGGCGACGTCGTCGCCGAGAATCACCGTGGGGCCGGCGGCGATGTCGAAGGTCTGGAGGTTTTTGCCGCCGCCCGCTTTCTTGAACCCCGCTTGCAAAGCATCGCCATACACTTTCTCCGCGCGATACGGCGAGTAGAAAATCGGCAACCAGCCGTCGGCGATCTCGGCAACTTGCTCGACGCTCTTGAGTCCGGTGGCGGCGACGTAGATTGGAATCTGGCGTCCGCGCAGGATGCTCTTGAGCGGCTTGCCGAGTCCGCTGGCGCCCGCGCCGCGATACGGGATCTGGTAGTGCTCGCCGCTGTGTTCGACGGGTTTCTCGCGCGCCCAGATCGCGCGCAGGATCTCGATGTACTCGCGCGTCCGCTTGAGCGGCTTGCCGTACGGCACGCCGTGCCAGCCTTCGACCACTTGCGGTCCGGAGACGCCGAGGCCGAGCAGGAAGCGACCGCCGGAAAGCTGATCGAGCGTGGTCGCGGTCATCGCCGTCATCGCCGGCGTGCGGGCGGGCATCTGCATGATGCCGGTGCCGACTTTGATCTGCTTGGTCTGCGCCGCGATCCACGTCGCGGGCGTCACCGCATCGGAGCCGTAGGCTTCCGCCGTCCACACCGAATGGAAGCCGAGGCGATCGGCTTCGTGAATCATCTCCATGTTGAGCGCCATGCGCGCGCCCGAGTATCCCGCGTTCAATCCGAAGCGCATAATGTCTCCTCGTGAATCGTGAGTCGTGAGTCGTGAGTGTGAGTCGAGATTGGCTCGTCACTCACTACTCGTCACTTGCTCTCAGC
Protein-coding regions in this window:
- a CDS encoding LLM class F420-dependent oxidoreductase — protein: MRFGLNAGYSGARMALNMEMIHEADRLGFHSVWTAEAYGSDAVTPATWIAAQTKQIKVGTGIMQMPARTPAMTAMTATTLDQLSGGRFLLGLGVSGPQVVEGWHGVPYGKPLKRTREYIEILRAIWAREKPVEHSGEHYQIPYRGAGASGLGKPLKSILRGRQIPIYVAATGLKSVEQVAEIADGWLPIFYSPYRAEKVYGDALQAGFKKAGGGKNLQTFDIAAGPTVILGDDVAACLNFIKPILALYIGGMGARGKNFYNDLACRYGFEAAAKTIQDLYLDGKKNEATAAVPDALADEVSLVGPKERIRDRLAAWSESSVTTMICATMQVETLRVLAEAQ
- a CDS encoding membrane dipeptidase, whose product is MLTRRELLQRSALTAGALALGCSQRAPAAPVSADALALHHDSLVVDLHVDSFLWARLFGYDMGRGHENRLPSAPFAWHADLPRLAEGGVSAVGFGIVVNPREVRPELMLPLKMLAWFERQRGIEAVLATLDLMHETARRYPDRFVVVGNGTEIRAARAAGKIAGLPCLEGTHGIEGSLDNVRTAYERGLRSIGLVHFQATEAAYPMTVPEFDGRGLTDFGRDLIGEMERLKMLVDLAHVNDAGFADALTVMQRPFMVSHAGCRAVCPHRRNLTDEQIRAVAERGGVIGMVLASSFVADHDANLDRVLDHFDHAINVGGEDAVGIGSDYDGFITPPTGLEDVTTLPRLTAGLLARGQRPQTVRKVLGENALRVITDVCG